Proteins found in one Desulfuribacillus stibiiarsenatis genomic segment:
- a CDS encoding PspC domain-containing protein, with protein sequence MIKLKRSSTDKSFYGVCGGIANYFNIPSLLVRLVFLFTTPLSVWVYLLFVAYVEEKPSFVKLRN encoded by the coding sequence TTGATAAAATTAAAAAGATCATCAACAGACAAGTCTTTTTATGGTGTATGTGGAGGTATAGCAAATTATTTTAATATCCCATCTTTATTGGTTAGGTTGGTATTTTTATTTACTACTCCTTTATCGGTATGGGTATATTTGTTATTCGTTGCATATGTAGAAGAAAAACCATCATTCGTAAAACTCCGAAACTAA
- a CDS encoding NERD domain-containing protein: MIFKMFTELWYLWALVIIVFFYSLFKPKIKGYLGEKAIAVILSRLDSEKYKIINDIMIEVNGKTSQIDHVIVSNYGIFVIETKNYKGWILGEERSEYWTQVIYKRKERLYNPIRQNYGHIQALKGILEAYSNVVFIPIVVFSVNSNLKIKTTSEVVYSVNLLKTIKKYNQEIISNKEKDEIFSKIVALNIVDKDSKKKHISDIRQNIIEKNVQVSHDVCPRCNGQLLKRKGKNGEFKGCSNFPKCRFTA; encoded by the coding sequence ATGATTTTTAAAATGTTTACAGAGTTATGGTATTTATGGGCTCTTGTTATAATTGTATTTTTTTATTCATTATTTAAACCGAAGATCAAAGGATATTTAGGAGAAAAAGCTATTGCAGTTATATTATCTAGGCTTGATTCCGAAAAGTATAAAATTATTAATGACATCATGATTGAAGTAAATGGCAAGACTTCTCAAATCGATCATGTTATTGTATCGAATTATGGAATTTTCGTTATTGAAACAAAGAATTATAAAGGATGGATTTTAGGAGAAGAAAGAAGTGAGTATTGGACACAGGTTATTTATAAACGTAAAGAGAGGCTATATAATCCCATTAGGCAAAACTATGGACACATTCAAGCTTTGAAAGGTATTTTAGAGGCATACTCCAATGTGGTATTTATCCCAATAGTAGTGTTTTCTGTGAATTCAAATTTAAAAATAAAAACTACGTCAGAAGTGGTATATAGTGTAAATCTCTTAAAAACAATTAAAAAGTATAATCAAGAGATTATATCAAATAAGGAGAAAGATGAGATATTCTCTAAAATAGTTGCACTTAATATAGTGGATAAAGATTCAAAGAAAAAGCACATATCGGATATTCGCCAAAATATAATAGAAAAAAATGTACAGGTAAGTCATGATGTTTGTCCAAGGTGTAATGGTCAGTTATTGAAAAGAAAAGGAAAAAACGGAGAATTTAAAGGGTGTTCCAATTTTCCTAAATGTAGATTCACTGCATAA
- a CDS encoding hybrid sensor histidine kinase/response regulator: MNNKIIRIASLIFIMCGISFLIVTSYIDLSNSKAPEHFVSAGLIDLSKIEDFNHLVKLDGEWKFYENELIHDAQSIEESKKIFVTVPGKWNRYETGRKEPKSFGYGTFHLRIQLSETQINQMVGLKIQNIGMSNKVIINDQVISMSGKPGIDRNSYEMGNVPKYVFYYPEKTELDVLIQVTNFDYSPYSGIVSSILFGPQEVLENTRITAYGYELVFLGASLAVGFVFFMVFLFRIKRTYLLYFSMYIISSGLYVLTHGEKIWFHLFPTFDYLIFAKIQYFSAALAISFFIGYLYTSFPEVFKNRMTKALLLVSFAFYPAVLFPLSIQSNISSIQIAFYIAVMLYSVYGSVKSILHEHTYSVYFVGIILSTAFMGREGIYLVLGKGKVGLWMLLAQFTWILIHASLIAGRLSKTFDLVEEQSKELIRMDQLKDEFLAKLSYALRAPLMGISNVTKLYIEQEEDTLSYSRGVKLSQIQDFSRRLTRLVNDMTDISKIKEGKLTLELSVIQMNRFLRKVATSMAVAYKDDGARIVFDIEDSIPMIRADQDRMKQIIFCLMDHAVLNSKNNPITLSGRGNTESVEISVRYPEESSQSNKHNELFEPFSQQNDLGMESGLGLSIAKQLTELMGGIIEVKHIESGEISITVIFPAYKSRVEVDEIAVTEIQSSQGETFNDIEEQTLATPYSIKTAGQSTVIVADESPTNLKLIVDMLVHHNYSVIAVDNGHDVMKQLQLNPSTDLVVIDYWMQDPSGLEICRKLREVYSRDDLPILMLTTTIDPSVVERALLSGANDFLYKPYQANELIARVHSLVQVKKTLALTTSYELAFLHAQIKPHFLYNALNTIAEYCETEPHEAGRLIISLSKYLRGTLDFENISSFVTVEKELSLVKAYLNIEMARFDKLEVAFDVDDNITVSLPSLTLQTLVENAVKHGVTKIVAGGKVTISIKQLDDGVIFTVEDNGVGMDLEKLDISNKTSEKRNSIGLYNINTRLLKIYGKELIIESTPGLGTKASFVIPNGGSL, translated from the coding sequence ATGAATAATAAAATTATTAGGATTGCATCCCTCATTTTCATTATGTGCGGTATCTCTTTTTTGATTGTGACATCCTATATAGATTTAAGCAATTCAAAAGCGCCAGAACATTTTGTCTCCGCGGGTTTAATTGATTTGTCTAAAATTGAGGACTTTAATCACCTTGTAAAATTAGATGGGGAATGGAAATTTTATGAGAATGAATTAATTCATGACGCTCAATCCATCGAGGAATCGAAAAAAATATTCGTTACAGTACCAGGGAAATGGAATCGATATGAGACTGGAAGAAAAGAACCCAAGTCCTTTGGCTACGGCACCTTTCACTTGAGGATTCAATTAAGTGAGACCCAAATTAATCAAATGGTTGGATTAAAGATACAAAATATAGGCATGTCGAACAAAGTCATTATTAATGATCAAGTGATTTCAATGAGCGGCAAGCCAGGTATTGATCGAAACAGCTATGAGATGGGCAATGTGCCGAAGTATGTGTTCTATTATCCGGAAAAAACTGAATTAGATGTTTTGATACAAGTAACAAATTTTGACTACAGTCCTTATAGTGGCATTGTCAGCTCAATCTTGTTTGGTCCTCAAGAGGTCCTAGAGAATACCAGAATAACAGCTTATGGATATGAGTTGGTTTTTTTGGGAGCAAGTTTAGCGGTTGGTTTTGTGTTCTTTATGGTCTTCTTATTTCGTATCAAGAGAACCTATTTGCTGTATTTTTCAATGTATATTATATCCAGCGGCTTATATGTCTTAACCCATGGCGAAAAAATATGGTTTCATCTTTTTCCAACTTTTGACTATCTTATATTTGCAAAAATTCAGTATTTTTCAGCAGCTCTAGCTATTAGCTTTTTTATAGGGTATTTATACACTTCATTTCCTGAAGTTTTTAAGAACAGAATGACAAAAGCTTTATTACTCGTTTCTTTTGCCTTTTATCCTGCGGTGTTATTCCCTTTAAGTATTCAGTCGAATATTTCGAGTATTCAAATCGCATTTTACATAGCAGTCATGTTGTATTCGGTGTATGGGAGTGTTAAAAGCATACTACATGAACATACCTATTCTGTCTATTTTGTCGGGATTATTCTTTCGACAGCATTCATGGGCAGAGAAGGCATCTATTTGGTTCTGGGAAAAGGAAAAGTCGGGCTGTGGATGCTTCTTGCTCAATTTACTTGGATCTTAATCCACGCGTCTTTAATTGCGGGGAGGTTGAGCAAGACCTTTGATCTGGTGGAGGAACAATCCAAGGAACTCATACGAATGGATCAATTGAAAGACGAATTTTTAGCGAAGTTGTCCTACGCATTAAGAGCACCACTGATGGGTATTTCCAATGTGACAAAACTTTATATAGAGCAAGAGGAAGACACACTATCCTATTCCCGAGGTGTAAAACTCTCTCAAATCCAAGACTTTTCAAGAAGATTAACGCGGCTTGTCAACGATATGACGGATATCTCCAAAATAAAAGAAGGCAAACTCACTTTGGAGTTGAGCGTCATCCAAATGAATAGATTTTTACGTAAAGTAGCAACATCCATGGCAGTTGCTTATAAAGATGACGGTGCAAGAATCGTCTTTGATATTGAGGACAGCATCCCCATGATAAGAGCGGATCAAGATCGCATGAAGCAGATTATTTTTTGTCTAATGGATCATGCTGTGCTCAACAGTAAAAATAATCCTATCACATTAAGTGGACGCGGAAACACTGAGAGCGTTGAAATATCTGTAAGATATCCAGAGGAAAGTTCTCAAAGCAATAAGCATAACGAGCTGTTTGAGCCATTTTCTCAACAGAATGACTTGGGTATGGAGTCGGGGCTGGGGTTATCTATTGCCAAGCAACTTACAGAACTGATGGGCGGAATAATTGAAGTTAAGCACATTGAAAGTGGAGAAATCAGCATCACTGTCATTTTCCCTGCTTATAAAAGTAGGGTAGAAGTGGATGAAATAGCGGTTACTGAGATACAGTCATCCCAGGGAGAGACTTTTAACGATATTGAGGAACAGACACTCGCTACACCATATAGCATTAAAACAGCGGGCCAAAGTACGGTGATCGTAGCCGATGAAAGTCCTACAAACCTTAAGTTGATTGTTGACATGTTAGTGCATCACAATTATTCGGTGATTGCCGTCGATAATGGGCACGATGTCATGAAGCAACTACAGCTTAATCCCAGCACGGATTTGGTCGTTATTGATTATTGGATGCAAGATCCTTCGGGGTTAGAAATTTGTCGCAAATTAAGAGAAGTCTATAGTCGTGATGACCTACCCATACTGATGCTTACGACAACAATCGATCCAAGTGTTGTGGAAAGGGCGTTACTCTCTGGGGCAAATGATTTTCTCTATAAGCCCTATCAAGCGAATGAGTTAATTGCTAGAGTGCATTCCCTTGTTCAAGTGAAAAAAACATTGGCCCTGACGACGAGCTATGAGCTGGCGTTTCTTCACGCTCAGATTAAACCACACTTTCTCTATAATGCTTTAAACACAATTGCTGAGTACTGCGAAACTGAGCCCCATGAGGCAGGAAGACTAATCATTTCACTTTCGAAATATTTAAGGGGCACCCTTGATTTTGAGAATATCAGCAGCTTTGTGACGGTTGAAAAAGAGTTGTCACTGGTCAAAGCATATCTCAATATAGAAATGGCACGCTTTGATAAGCTTGAAGTGGCATTTGATGTGGATGACAACATCACTGTTTCTTTACCCTCATTAACCTTACAAACCCTAGTTGAAAATGCAGTGAAGCACGGAGTGACGAAAATAGTAGCAGGAGGTAAGGTCACCATATCCATTAAGCAGTTAGATGACGGTGTGATTTTTACCGTTGAGGATAATGGTGTGGGCATGGATTTAGAGAAACTGGACATATCCAATAAGACATCAGAGAAACGAAACAGTATTGGCTTATATAATATTAACACGAGACTACTCAAGATTTACGGAAAAGAGTTAATCATCGAGAGTACACCGGGATTAGGGACCAAAGCAAGTTTTGTCATACCCAATGGAGGTAGTCTATGA
- a CDS encoding YfiT family bacillithiol transferase yields the protein MFNCCSSSSQRYPIGVFEPAEEITKSLLTKYINDLNSIPSNLKESIDKLNEEQLNYSYRLDGWTVTQVVHHLADTHMNAYIRFKLALTESNPLVKTYDEVQWAELFDGVSAPIDTSVAIITGLHKRWGILIDSLTEQQLKRNFNHPVSGSSPIERLIEFYSWHGNHHIAHINLIVEKK from the coding sequence ATGTTTAATTGTTGCTCGTCATCTAGTCAAAGGTACCCGATAGGAGTTTTTGAACCAGCCGAAGAGATCACAAAAAGTCTTCTTACGAAATACATCAATGATCTTAACTCAATTCCAAGCAATTTGAAGGAAAGTATTGATAAATTAAATGAGGAGCAATTGAATTACTCATATAGGCTAGATGGATGGACTGTTACACAAGTAGTCCATCATTTAGCTGATACACACATGAATGCATACATTAGATTTAAACTAGCACTCACAGAATCCAACCCACTTGTCAAAACTTATGATGAGGTACAATGGGCCGAATTATTTGATGGCGTTAGCGCTCCAATTGATACATCAGTAGCCATAATTACTGGTTTACATAAAAGGTGGGGCATATTAATCGATTCTTTAACAGAGCAACAACTAAAACGAAACTTTAATCATCCAGTGTCAGGGAGTTCGCCAATTGAAAGGCTTATAGAATTTTACTCGTGGCATGGAAACCACCACATAGCCCATATTAATTTGATTGTTGAGAAAAAATGA
- a CDS encoding response regulator — protein sequence MKTVDKVDHYRIVVMDDERKALERFKRLIAEEENLTLVASFTNPHEAIHYIENHNVDVVFADIEMPEISGTEVADLIAAINPSIDVVFVTAYSQYALQAFQVHAVGYLLKPIEVEDIRKQMNQIIKRREMRRIGPKNEKCIIQCLGQFLCYRNDQEFVKWRTAKAEELLGFLLHYRGKPVSKEKIIDTLWPDMEPKKASQNLHSNLHFVREVMKSIGLENVIERNRENYRLNTDYIDCDMLHFMALIEEISRVDHHVDINTLEKADTFYRGTYFEDKTYKWAESLSHWLQNQFVSMKLKQGAFYKKSGVNAKAISAYKTIIHLSPIEEDAYIELAEIYLEQGDRASALQCYKNCVKVLEEELDVKPSARFKALMSKVK from the coding sequence ATGAAGACAGTAGATAAAGTAGATCACTATAGAATAGTTGTGATGGATGATGAAAGGAAAGCCTTAGAACGCTTTAAACGCCTCATAGCAGAGGAGGAAAATCTCACACTAGTGGCAAGTTTTACAAACCCCCATGAGGCAATCCACTATATTGAAAATCACAACGTGGATGTTGTCTTTGCTGATATAGAAATGCCTGAAATCAGTGGGACAGAAGTTGCAGATCTCATCGCAGCAATCAATCCGAGTATTGACGTGGTCTTTGTAACGGCTTACAGTCAATATGCACTACAAGCTTTTCAAGTCCATGCGGTAGGGTATTTACTGAAACCCATAGAGGTTGAAGACATCAGAAAGCAGATGAACCAGATTATTAAAAGAAGAGAAATGCGAAGGATTGGTCCTAAAAATGAAAAATGTATTATTCAATGTCTGGGACAGTTTCTTTGTTATCGCAACGACCAAGAATTTGTCAAGTGGCGAACAGCTAAAGCGGAAGAACTTTTAGGATTTTTGCTCCATTATCGGGGGAAGCCAGTATCAAAAGAAAAAATTATAGATACACTCTGGCCAGATATGGAACCTAAAAAAGCCTCACAAAACCTACATTCAAATCTTCATTTTGTTCGTGAAGTGATGAAAAGTATTGGATTAGAAAACGTTATAGAAAGAAATAGAGAGAATTATCGGTTGAATACGGATTATATCGATTGTGACATGCTTCACTTTATGGCGCTAATTGAGGAAATCTCAAGGGTGGATCATCATGTAGACATTAATACACTGGAGAAGGCGGATACATTTTATCGTGGCACATATTTTGAAGATAAAACCTATAAGTGGGCAGAGAGTCTAAGTCATTGGCTTCAAAACCAATTTGTTAGCATGAAGTTAAAGCAAGGGGCTTTCTATAAAAAAAGCGGTGTGAATGCCAAGGCGATCAGCGCTTATAAGACGATCATTCATCTGAGTCCAATCGAAGAGGACGCCTATATAGAACTTGCGGAAATATATTTGGAGCAAGGAGATAGGGCATCGGCTTTACAATGTTATAAGAACTGTGTAAAGGTTCTAGAAGAAGAGCTAGATGTAAAACCATCTGCGCGATTTAAAGCTTTAATGTCAAAAGTAAAGTGA